The following coding sequences lie in one Meles meles chromosome X, mMelMel3.1 paternal haplotype, whole genome shotgun sequence genomic window:
- the LOC123935558 gene encoding small nuclear ribonucleoprotein E-like — protein MVHCGQDQSVHKETVQPINLIFGYLQSRSQIQVRHYEKVTMRIEGCIIGFDEYMNLILGDAEEIHSETKSRKQLD, from the coding sequence ATGGTGCACTGTGGCCAGGACCAAAGTGTGCATAAGGAGACGGTTCAGCCCATCAACCTCATCTTTGGATACTTGCAAAGTAGATCTCAGATTCAGGTGAGGCATTATGAGAAAGTGACCATGCGGATAGAGGGCTGTATCATTGGTTTTGATGAGTACATGAACCTCATATTAGGTGATGCTGAAGAGATTCATTCTGAAACAAAGTCAAGAAAACAACTGGATTGA